The following are encoded in a window of Panicum virgatum strain AP13 chromosome 5N, P.virgatum_v5, whole genome shotgun sequence genomic DNA:
- the LOC120672799 gene encoding uncharacterized protein LOC120672799: MAMVQIGRAALLIGVGVIAASNPKVAVILAELQGSAREKGADAAGSGEAVAADAAAEALQSQIAMLARDVRQLAYNNAVIQMDMGNGGVGSALILPVAAVGAVSYCYMWWNGITFSSLMYVTKRNMANAVASMTKHLEQVQGSLAAAKKHLSQRIQHVDDKLEQQKEISGQIKDQVTGAKLKIKNIGSDMDKIKNMVIGLDEKMDSIEAKQSYSCAAVDYLCKFIEQRGQKLPERLEGLQRTVRQIGYNRSELPGLGFGQLLTIESASPGTERIMLRSTSISSARLILP, from the exons ATGGCGATGGTGCAAATCGGCCGAGCCGCCCTCCTCATCGGCGTTG GGGTGATCGCCGCCAGCAACCCCAAAGTCGCCGTAATCCTCGCCGAGCTTCAG GGGTCTGCGCGCGAGAAGGGAGCGGACGCGGCGGGATCGGGGGAAGCCGTTGCGGCCGACGCCGCTGCT GAGGCTTTGCAGTCCCAAATTGCTATGCTGGCTAGGGATGTTCGGCAACTAGCATATAATAATGCTGTTATTCAGATGGATATGGGCAACGGCGGAG TCGGATCAGCTTTGATATTACCTGTTGCGGCTGTTGGTGCAGTCAGCTATTGTTACATGTGGTGGAAT GGTATCACCTTCTCTAGCCTTATGTATGTCACCAAGCGCAATATGGCTAATGCTGTTGCAAGTATGACTAAGCATCTGGAACAAGTGCAGGGCTCTCTTGCT GCCGCTAAAAAGCACTTGTCCCAGCGCATTCAGCACGTGGATGATAAATTGGAGCAGCAGAAGGAGATTTCTGGCCAGATAAAAGATCAG GTTACTGGTGCAAAGTTGAAAATCAAGAACATTGGATCAGACatggataaaataaaaaatatggttATCGGTCTG GATGAAAAGATGGATTCAATTGAAGCAAAACAG AGCTATTCATGTGCGGCTGTGGATTATCTTTGCAAGTTCATAGAACAAAGGGGTCAGAAGCTGCCAGAACGCTTG GAAGGATTGCAACGAACAGTAAGGCAAATTGGGTACAACCGCTCAGAGTTGCCG GGTCTGGGGTTCGGGCAACTGCTGACGATAGAATCAGCGAGCCCTGGCACAGAAAGAATAATGCTTCGGTCCACGAGCATCAGCTCGGCACGTCTGATCCTGCCTTAG
- the LOC120672481 gene encoding FACT complex subunit SSRP1-like, which yields MTDGHHFNNILLGGRGGTNPGQFKVHSGGLAWKRQGGGKTIEIDKADVTSVTWMKVPRAYQLGVRIKDGLFYRFIGFREQDVSSLTNFIQKNMGVTPDEKQLSVSGHNWGGIDIDGNMLTFMVGSKQAFEVSLPDVAQTQMQGKTDVLLEFHHDDTTGANEKDSLMDLSFHVPTSNTQFVGDENRPPAHILWETILKFADVGSSEEPVVTFEGIAILTPRGRYSVELHLSFLRLQGQANDFKIQYSSIVRLFLLPKSNNPHTFVVITLDPPIRKGQTLYPHIVIQFETEAVVERDLALSKELLAEKYKDRLEESYKGLIHEVFTKVLRGLSGAKVTRPGSFRSCQDGYAVKSSLKAEDGLLYPLEKGFFFLPKPPTLILHEEIEFVEFERHGAGGASMSSHYFDLLVKLKNDQEHLFRNIQRNEYHNLFNFINGKNMKIMNLGGDGQGTGGVVTDVLRHTDDDAVDPHLERIKNQAGDEESDEEDEDFVADKDDSGSPTDDSGDEESDASDSSGEKEKSSKKEASSSKPVQKRKPKGRDEDGSEKKKAKKKKDPNAPKRAMTPFMYFSMAERGNMKNSNPDLPTTEIAKKLGEMWQKMSSEEKQPYIQQAQVDKKRYEKESAVYRGEAPADVDSGNESG from the exons ATGACGGACGGCCACCACTTCAACAACATCCTCctcggagggcgcggcggcacg AACCCTGGTCAGTTTAAAGTGCATTCTGGTGGACTTGCATGGAAGAGACAAGGTGGAGGAAAGACCATTGAAATTGACAAAGCTGATGTAACCTCAGTTACATGGATGAAAGTCCCCAGAGCATATCAACTTGGAGTCAGGATTAAAGATGGCCTGTTCTACAGGTTTATTGGCTTCCGTGAACAG GATGTAAGCAGTTTGACCAACTTCATACAAAAGAATATGGGCGTCACACCAGATGAAAAACAGCTTTCTGTTAGCGGTCACAATTGGGGAGGGATTGATATAGATG GAAACATGCTTACCTTCATGGTTGGTTCAAAGCAAGCATTTGAAGTATCTCTACCAGATGTTGCCCAAACCCAGATGCAAGGAAAAACAGATGTTCTCCTAGAGTTTCATCATGATGATACTACTGGGGCCAATGAG AAAGATTCGCTCATGGATTTAAGTTTTCATGTGCCTACTTCAAATACTCAGTTTGTCGGGGATGAGAATCGCCCTCCGGCTCAC ATTCTTTGGGAGACTATACTGAAATTTGCTGATGTTGGTTCCTCTGAAGAGCCAGTTGTCACCTTTGAAGGAATTGCGATTCTTACACCAAG AGGACGTTATAGTGTTGAGCTTCATCTGTCATttctacgactccaagggcaggCTAATGACTTTAAAATCCAATACAGCAGCATTGTTCGCCTCTTTCTTTTGCCAAAG TCAAACAATCCTCATACATTTGTGGTTATCACTCTTGATCCACCAATCCGTAAAGGGCAAACATTGTATCCTCACATTGTTATTCAG TTTGAGACAGAGGCAGTAGTTGAAAGAGACCTGGCATTGAGTAAAGAGCTTCTAGCTGAAAAATACAAAGACAGGCTTGAGGAATCTTACAAG GGTCTAATACATGAGGTATTTACCAAAGTCCTTCGTGGGTTATCCGGTGCTAAAGTCACAAGACCAGGTTCTTTTAGAAGTTGCCAAGATGGATATGCAGTTAAATCTTCACTCAAAGCTGAAGATGGACTTTTGTATCCACTTGAGAAGGGTTTCTTCTTTCTGCCAAAGCCTCCTACACTCATCCTGCATGAGGAG ATTGAGTTCGTTGAATTTGAACGGCATGGTGCTGGGGGTGCCAGTATGTCATCTCACTATTTTGACCTCCTTGTCAAACTGAAAAATGACCAAGAACATCTCTTCAGAAATATCCAAAGGAATGAATACCACAACCTCTTCAACTTCATCAA TGGAAAGAACATGAAAATAATGAACCTTGGAGGAGATGGTCAAGGTACAGGTGGTGTAGTTACAGATGTTCTACGGCACACTGATGATGATGCTGTTGACCCACATCTAGAGCGTATTAAAAATCAGGCCGGGGATGAGGAAAGTGATGAAGAG GACGAAGATTTTGTTGCTGATAAGGATGACAGTGGATCTCCTACTGATGACTCTGGTGATGAGGAATCAGATGCTAGTGATAGCAGTGGCGAAAAAGAG aAATCATCCAAGAAGGAAGCGAGCAGTTCAAAACCTGTTCAGAAAAGGAAGCCTAAAGGCAGGGATGAGGATGGTTCAGAGAAGAAAAaagcaaagaagaaaaaagatccTAATGCCCCCAAAAGAGCAATGACGCCGTTCATGTATTTCTCAATGGCTGAGCGAGGA AACATGAAGAACAGCAACCCAGATTTGCCTACGACTGAGATAGCAAAGAAGCTTGGGGAAATGTGGCAAAAGATGTCAA GCGAAGAGAAGCAACCTTATATTCAGCAGGCCCAGGTTGACAAGAAACGCTATGAAAAGGAATCCGCTGTCTATCGTGGTGAGGCACCGGCTGATGTGGATTCCGGCAATGAGTCTGGCTAG
- the LOC120672482 gene encoding phosducin-like protein 3 — protein MADYHFVYKDVEGRTTEWDDIQRRLGNLPPKPEPFKPPPFAPKVDADEQPKSKEWLDAREPEELEELEDDLDDDRFLEQYRKMRLAELREAAKAARFGSIVPITGSDFVREVSQAPSDIWVVVFLYKDGIPECGLLQNCLEELATRHPATKFVKIISTDCIPNYPDRNVPTILVYNNSAVKGTYVGLQKFGGKRCTPESVALALCLSDPVLNDGHGGNDSSRDNVIEGVRRKFIEKVVAQHEEREEEDSD, from the exons ATGGCGGATTACCACTTCGTGTACAAGGACGTGGAGGGGAGGACCACGGAGTGGGACGACATCCAGCGCCGCCTCGGGAACCTGCCGCCAAAGCCGGAGCCCTTCAAGCCGCCGCCCTTCGCCCCCAAGGTCGACGCCGACGAGCAGCCCAAGTCCAAGGAATGGCTCGACGCGCGTGAGCCCGAGGAGCTCGAGGAACTCGAGGACGACCTGGACGACGACCGCTTCCTCGAGCAGTACAG GAAGATGAGGCTTGCAGAGCTTAGGGAGGCTGCAAAAGCCGCGCGATTTGGCAGTATAGTGCCCATCACCGGCTCGGACTTCGTACGTGAGGTGTCTCAGGCACCATCAGATATTTGGGTTGTGGTCTTCCTCTACAAGGACGG GATACCGGAATGTGGGTTGCTTCAAAATTGTTTGGAGGAATTGGCTACAAGACACCCAGCGACAAAATTTGTTAAAATTATCTCAACAGACTGCATTCCCAACTACCCAGATAGAAATGTTCCTACAATACTGGTGTATAACAACAGTGCTGTCAAAGGGACTTATGTTGGTTTGCAGAAGTTTGGTGGGAAGAGATGCACACCTGAAT CTGTTGCGTTAGCCCTTTGCCTGTCAGACCCAGTACTGAATGATGGGCATGGTGGCAACGATTCATCCCGGGACAATGTCATAGAAGGTGTTCGCAGGAAGTTTATAGAGAAGGTTGTGGCCCAGCACGAAGAGCGGGAAGAAGAGGATAGCGACTAA
- the LOC120672483 gene encoding uncharacterized protein LOC120672483 isoform X1, protein MAAEGESLAAPLLERSAGRRDPFVEVRLYRRGAGPVAIFRSDLSGPRRDRLDVRRIQANHGLRALYAFKPEGSRRGLRIRCDPAAGYSALPFRDGAAIALDGEPKESWTKPVSVVVAGLLVPALMAAVAVNGVPEPLRSSRVINGIFPPWILVSAVIIFARARTRPRAP, encoded by the exons ATGGCCGCCGAAGGCGAATCGCTGGCGGCGCCGCTACTCGAGCGGAGCGCCGGGCGGCGGGACCCGTTCGTGGAGGTGCGGCTGTACCGGCGGGGCGCCGGGCCGGTCGCGATCTTCCGGTCGGACCTGTCGGGCCCTCGCCGCGACCGCCTCGACGTGCGCCGCATCCAGGCCAACCACGGCCTCCGGGCGCTCTACGCCTTCAAGCCCGAGGgctcccgccgcggcctccggatCAGGTGCGACCCGGCCGCCGGCTACTCCGCGCTGCCCTTCCGCGACGGCGCCGCCATCGCCCTTGACGGCGAGCCCAAG GAGTCGTGGACGAAGCCGGTGTCGGTGGTCGTCGCCGGCCTGCTGGTGCCTGCGCTGATGGCGGCGGTAGCGGTCAACGGGGTGCCGGAGCCGCTGCGATCGTCGAGGGTGATCAACGGGATCTTCCCGCCGTGGATCCTCGTCAGCGCGGTCATCATCTTCGCTCGCGCCAGGACGCGGCCAAGAGCTCCGTGA
- the LOC120672483 gene encoding ubiquitin-conjugating enzyme E2 2-like isoform X2, protein MSTPARKRLMRDFKRLMQDPPAGISGAPQDNNILLWNAVIFGPDDTPWDGGTFKLTLQFTEEYPNKPPTVRFVSRMFHPNIYADGSICLDILQNQWSPIYDVAAILTSIQSLLCDPNPNSPANSEAARMFSENKREYNRKVREVVDQSWTAD, encoded by the exons ATGTCGACTCCTGCGAGAAAGCGGTTGATGAGGGATTTCAAGCGGTTGATGCAGGACCCTCCGGCCGGCATAAGTGGCGCCCCGCAGGATAACAACATACTGCTATGGAACGCTGTGATCTTTGG CCCTGACGATACTCCATGGGATGGTG GTACGTTCAAGCTAACTCTCCAGTTTACTGAAGAATATCCAAACAAGCCACCAACTGTGCGATTTGTTTCTCGGATGTTTCATCCTAACA TTTATGCTGATGGGAGCATATGCTTAGATATCCTGCAGAATCAGTGGAGCCCGATATATGATGTAGCTGCTATACTTACATCCATCCAG TCGTTACTGTGTGATCCAAACCCGAATTCGCCTGCTAACTCCGAAGCTGCCCGCATGTTCAGCGAGAACAAGCGAGAGTACAACCGCAAAGTGCGGGAGGTTGTGGATCAGAGCTGGACGGCAGACTGA
- the LOC120672485 gene encoding uncharacterized protein LOC120672485: MDFVAPQLMKPIPLSTVLFVSKFDISSMGKVLTARDGRSIVEKMEAIKKNLESFKWPSATRALPDEDYEDVEDEDDGEDDNKDDDDELMGDENKPASDVELQAPNEGEQECKKPRLSGSFLVRLSKKRGSF, encoded by the exons ATGGACTTCGTCGCCCCCCAGCTGATGAAGCCGATCCCTCTTTCTACGGTGCTGTTTGTGAGCAAATTCGACATCAGCTCTATGGGCAAGGTGTTAACGGCTCGTGATGGTCGTTCAATTGTGGAAAAGATGGAAGCCATAAAAAAG AACTTAGAATCATTCAAGTGGCCTAGTGCTACTAGAGCTCTCCCCGACGAGGACTATGAGGATGTTGAGGACGAGGATGATGGCGAGGATGACAACAAGGATGATGACGATGAG CTGATGGGTGATGAGAATAAACCTGCAAGTGATGTAGAACTGCAAGCCCCTAATGAAGGTGAACAAGAATGCAAGAAACCAAGATTATCAGGAAGTTTTTTAGTgcgtctttcaaaaaaaaggggAAGCTTTTAG
- the LOC120672486 gene encoding DEAD-box ATP-dependent RNA helicase 39-like produces MAMAGAAAAAGRCLLLSRPSPLRLRLLRAALSTTAPTLIPTSTPAPPPRHELLLERLRLRHLKDASSPGSPNLTPRGKARGGERASQHPPQGKRVEAVESFEELGLGEEVMAALGEMGISKPTEIQCVGVPAVLDGTSVVLGSHTGSGKTLAYLLPLVQLLRRDEAMLGMSMKPRRPRAVVLCPTRELTEQVYRVAKSISHHARFRSTMVSGGTRIRPQEDSLNMPVDMVVGTPGRILDHIKDGNMVYGDIKYLVLDEADTMFDQGFGPDIRKFLAPLKNRASKPGDQGFQTVLVTATMTKAVQKLIDEEFEGIVHLRMSTFQKRVATARHDFIKLTGAENKLEALLQVLEPSLAKGNKVMVFCNTLNSSRAVDHFLTENQIYTVNYHGEVPAEERVENLNKFRKEEGDCPTLVCTDLAARGLDLDVDHVIMFDFPSNSIDYLHRTGRTARMGAKGKVTSLVAKKDVALATRIEEAIKKNESLEALTTDNVRRATNPQSASTKGRSSKSVKTSSALKVVNQKGRRGVVLSSKSSRTPKDTTSTRRRSPPKIQPKATKSAAPRKAKVVKPAKNSVKVSKSKAKPEGRKAKGDVLNKLGTKLSVVGFRGRSSGKSVQSS; encoded by the exons ATGGcgatggccggcgccgccgccgccgccggtcgctgCCTCCTGCTCTCCCGCCCGTcgcccctccgcctccgcctcctccgcgccgccctctCCACCACCGCCCCCACCCTCATCCCCACCTCCACTCCCGCTCCCCCTCCGCGGCACGAGCTCCTCCTCGAGCGCCTCCGTCTGCGGCACCTCAAGGACGCCTCGTCCCCCGGCTCCCCGAACCTTACCCCGCGGGGGAAGGCGAGGGGCGGGGAGCGGGCCTCGCAGCACCCGCCGCAGGGGAAGAGGGTCGAGGCCGTGGAGAGCTTCGAGgagctcgggctcggggaggaggTGATGGCCGCGCTCGGGGAGATGGGCATTTCCAAGCCTACGGAGATCCAGTGCGTCGGCGTGCCGGCGGTTCTGGACGGCACCAGCGTCGTGCTCGGCTCCCACACCGGCTCCGGGAAGACGCTCGCCTACCTGCTCCCTCTTGTTCAG CTACTTCGGCGTGATGAAGCAATGTTGGGGATGTCAATGAAGCCAAGGCGGCCAAGAGCAGTAGTACTCTGCCCCACAAGGGAGCTAACCGAGCAG GTCTATCGTGTTGCAAAATCCATCAGCCATCATGCACGTTTCCGGTCAACGATGGTTAGTGGAGGCACCCGCATAAGACCCCAAGAAGATTCTTTGAACATGCCTGTTGACATGGTTGTTGGTACTCCTGGAAGGATCCTGGATCATATCAAGGATGGTAACATGGTTTACGGTGATATCAAGTATCTG GTTCTGGATGAGGCAGATACAATGTTTGATCAAGGCTTTGGACCAGACATACGGAAGTTCCTTGCTCCATTGAAGAATCGTGCTTCAAAGCCTGGTGATCAGGGGTTCCAAACTGTATTAGTTACTGCTACCATGACGAAG GCTGTACAAAAGTTAATTGATGAGGAATTTGAAGGTATTGTCCATTTGCGGATGTCAACATTTCAAAAGAGAGTTGCAACGGCACGACATGACTTTATCAAACTTACTGGCGCAGAAAACAAACTTGAGGCTCTCCTGCAG GTTCTTGAGCCAAGCTTGGCAAAGGGAAACAAAGTTATGGTGTTCTGTAATACTTTAAATTCAAGTCGCGCGGTGGACCATTTTCTGACTGAGAATCAGATATATACTGTTAACTATCATGGAGAGGTTCCTGCTGAAGAGAG AGTTGAGAACCTAAACAAATTCCGTAAAGAAGAGGGGGATTGTCCAACATTGGTATGCACTGATCTGGCAGCTAGAGGTCTGGACTTGGATGTTGACCATGTCATCATGTTTGACTTCCCATCGAATTCG ATTGATTACCTTCACAGAACTGGACGAACTGCACGCATGGGAGCCAAAG GGAAAGTTACAAGCCTCGTGGCTAAGAAAGATGTGGCTTTAGCTACTCGGATAGAAGAGGccatcaagaaaaatgagaGCTTGGAAGCTCTAACGACTGACAATGTCAGAAGAGCTACCAACCCACAGAGTGCGAGCACCAAAGGAAGGAGCTCGAAGTCGGTTAAGACTTCAAGTGCCCTTAAAGTTGTGAATCAGAAGGGTAGAAGGGGAGTTGTGCTATCTAGCAAGTCATCGAGGACTCCCAAGGACACAACATCAACCCGAAGGCGCTCACCACCAAAGATCCAGCCAAAAGCGACAAAATCGGCAGCCCCTCGCAAAGCCAAGGTGGTGAAACCCGCTAAGAACAGTGTGAAGGTTTcaaagagcaaagcaaaacctGAGGGCCGAAAGGCGAAGGGTGATGTTCTGAACAAGCTGGGAACTAAGCTCAGTGTGGTTGGATTCAGAGGTCGCAGCTCGGGCAAATCTGTGCAATCTTCATAA